In a genomic window of Deinococcus aestuarii:
- the rimM gene encoding ribosome maturation factor RimM (Essential for efficient processing of 16S rRNA), producing the protein MTAPEDTTRLGYFLAPHGVQGGVKVYVLGDPAQLLDLPRVWVEGRGWLRVRRAESVPPGVALHLAGVTTREGAETLRDLNVYAADAELPGLEEGSYYYHELRGLPVLGADGARLGEVRDVLDGGHQDLLVVMHPGGEDFVPLQAPYVVVQPGETGRPGAIALTEDAPGGLLGEGAEEAR; encoded by the coding sequence GTGACCGCGCCGGAAGACACCACCCGCCTGGGGTACTTTCTGGCCCCGCACGGCGTTCAGGGCGGGGTGAAGGTCTACGTGCTGGGCGACCCCGCGCAACTGCTGGACCTGCCGCGCGTGTGGGTCGAGGGCCGGGGCTGGCTGCGGGTACGGCGCGCCGAGTCCGTGCCGCCCGGCGTGGCCCTGCACCTCGCCGGGGTGACGACACGGGAGGGGGCGGAGACGCTGCGGGACCTCAACGTCTATGCCGCCGACGCCGAGCTGCCCGGGCTGGAGGAGGGGAGCTACTACTACCACGAGTTGCGCGGTCTTCCCGTGCTGGGAGCAGACGGCGCGCGGCTGGGCGAGGTGCGGGACGTGCTGGACGGCGGGCACCAGGATTTGCTCGTCGTGATGCACCCGGGCGGGGAGGATTTCGTGCCCTTGCAGGCGCCGTACGTGGTCGTGCAGCCCGGGGAGACGGGCCGCCCCGGCGCCATCGCCCTGACGGAGGACGCGCCGGGGGGTTTGCTCGGGGAGGGCGCGGAGGAGGCGCGCTGA
- the yidD gene encoding membrane protein insertion efficiency factor YidD has translation MTPLDRLTLLGIGLYRRRLSPRKGFRCAHAALHGGESCSAAVARIVREDGVIGGRARVAARFGECRAAHRALHSGSPLALGTNGPRVRGLCCCGPVPIPFRCG, from the coding sequence ATGACCCCGCTCGACCGGCTCACCCTGCTCGGCATCGGCCTCTACCGGCGGCGGCTCTCGCCCCGCAAGGGCTTTCGCTGCGCGCACGCCGCACTCCACGGCGGCGAGTCGTGCTCGGCGGCGGTGGCCCGCATCGTGCGCGAGGACGGGGTGATCGGGGGCCGCGCCCGCGTCGCCGCCCGCTTCGGGGAGTGCCGGGCGGCCCACCGCGCCCTGCACTCGGGCTCACCCCTCGCCCTCGGGACGAACGGGCCGCGCGTGCGGGGGCTGTGCTGCTGCGGGCCGGTTCCCATTCCCTTCCGCTGCGGCTGA
- a CDS encoding cell division protein FtsX, with protein MSYHLRQALLAMRGNLTATFATLMTMTLTLLMLGFVLLLTLNVNRTLSQLESQVEVAAFLREGADGPLLLTQVRALPQVREATLVTSEQVLNEMTRDYPYARDAAELAGNPFPDTLRMRVSRVEDSRAVARAVGTLAGVEDVEYGAGYVDQTVRTLTAVRGAGYALVGLLLLGTLFNILNAVRVAMYARRQEISVMRLLGATRGFIRMPHVIEGLILGVTAAALALALLTPTYLELAERVGLFAPVFPVVRDLPTLLPILGAVGGLGVVIGLFGSLFASRRYLRELE; from the coding sequence GTGAGCTACCACCTCCGACAGGCCCTCCTCGCCATGCGCGGGAACCTCACGGCCACCTTCGCCACGCTGATGACGATGACCCTCACGCTGCTGATGCTGGGCTTCGTGCTGCTCCTCACGCTGAACGTGAACCGCACGCTCTCTCAGCTCGAATCGCAGGTGGAGGTGGCGGCCTTTCTGCGGGAGGGGGCAGACGGGCCGCTGCTCCTGACCCAGGTGCGGGCGCTGCCCCAGGTGCGCGAGGCGACGCTGGTGACGAGCGAGCAGGTGCTCAACGAGATGACGCGCGACTACCCCTACGCGCGGGACGCCGCCGAACTCGCCGGGAACCCCTTTCCCGACACGCTGCGGATGCGGGTGTCGCGGGTGGAGGACTCGCGCGCCGTCGCCCGGGCGGTGGGGACCCTCGCCGGGGTGGAGGACGTGGAGTACGGCGCCGGGTACGTGGACCAGACGGTGCGGACGCTGACCGCCGTGCGCGGGGCCGGGTACGCGCTCGTGGGGCTCCTCCTGCTCGGGACCCTCTTCAACATCCTCAACGCCGTGCGGGTCGCCATGTACGCGCGGCGCCAGGAGATCAGCGTGATGCGGTTGCTCGGGGCCACGCGGGGCTTTATCCGGATGCCGCACGTCATCGAGGGGCTGATCCTGGGCGTGACGGCGGCGGCGCTCGCCCTGGCGCTGCTGACGCCGACGTACCTCGAACTCGCGGAGCGGGTGGGGCTCTTCGCGCCCGTGTTCCCGGTGGTGCGCGACCTGCCCACGCTGCTGCCGATCCTGGGGGCGGTGGGGGGGCTCGGCGTCGTGATCGGCCTGTTCGGCAGCCTCTTCGCGTCCCGCCGCTACCTGCGGGAACTCGAATGA
- the rpsP gene encoding 30S ribosomal protein S16 has translation MVKIRLSRFGSTHNPHYRIVVADVRRPRDGGYIESLGHYDPRKKTETYLKIDAERAAYWLSQGAQPTQTARRLLKSQGVKLG, from the coding sequence ATGGTCAAGATTCGCCTGTCCCGTTTCGGCTCCACCCACAACCCCCACTACCGCATCGTGGTCGCGGACGTGCGCCGTCCCCGCGACGGTGGCTACATCGAGAGCCTGGGGCACTACGACCCCCGCAAGAAGACCGAGACCTACCTGAAGATCGACGCCGAGCGCGCGGCCTACTGGCTTTCCCAGGGCGCCCAGCCCACCCAGACCGCCCGCCGCCTGCTCAAGTCGCAGGGCGTCAAGCTCGGCTGA
- a CDS encoding GNAT family N-acetyltransferase: MSSDPPHVTLRDRQSRDMPVLTRWLTDPGAEWRRWDAPYFHADTTTQTMQAYVAHLAGSPPDPDEQVIDVGGECVGMVNRSEEPPEGGGWWDLGILIYDPRHWGGGVGTRALGRWVADTFIWTDAHVVTVTTWGGNERMIRAARRVGFRECMRVRGARVVNGRRFDSVRLDLLRDEWEAGAGR, from the coding sequence ATGTCGTCCGACCCCCCCCACGTCACCCTGCGCGACCGCCAATCCCGGGACATGCCCGTCCTCACCCGCTGGCTGACCGACCCGGGGGCCGAGTGGCGCCGCTGGGACGCGCCCTACTTCCACGCCGACACCACGACGCAGACCATGCAGGCCTACGTCGCCCACCTCGCGGGGAGCCCGCCCGACCCCGACGAGCAGGTGATCGACGTGGGGGGCGAGTGCGTGGGCATGGTCAACCGCTCGGAGGAGCCCCCGGAGGGCGGCGGCTGGTGGGACCTCGGCATCCTGATCTACGACCCCCGGCACTGGGGCGGCGGGGTGGGCACGCGGGCCCTGGGCCGCTGGGTGGCCGACACCTTCATCTGGACGGACGCGCACGTCGTCACCGTCACGACCTGGGGCGGCAACGAGCGCATGATCCGGGCCGCGCGGCGGGTGGGCTTCCGGGAGTGTATGCGGGTGCGGGGGGCGAGGGTCGTGAACGGGAGGCGCTTTGACAGCGTGCGCCTCGACCTGTTGCGGGACGAGTGGGAGGCGGGCGCGGGGCGGTAG
- a CDS encoding KH domain-containing protein, whose product MKTDPVELTLFLAQSVVDQPSLVRASKRGPTVIVRVGPGEEGRLIGRQGRVIQAIRTLVRAASDPRERVNVDLDAPRKS is encoded by the coding sequence ATGAAGACCGACCCCGTGGAATTGACGCTCTTTCTGGCACAGAGCGTGGTGGACCAGCCCTCGCTGGTGCGCGCCTCCAAACGCGGGCCGACCGTGATCGTGCGGGTGGGGCCCGGCGAGGAGGGGCGGCTGATCGGGCGGCAGGGGCGCGTGATCCAGGCCATCCGCACCCTCGTGCGCGCGGCGAGCGATCCCCGCGAGCGCGTGAACGTGGACCTCGACGCGCCGCGCAAGTCGTGA
- a CDS encoding murein hydrolase activator EnvC family protein, with translation MRPRWALPALLSAALLAGAQTTSERLENLQRQLQEQRRLGAGQRQELERLRANIQNLTAQQRQTLTRLDTLAGNVADLENQAATLAARVALAQRQLDDTTAQRDLTEKRVVRLQGDVRALLGALYRERSGRYLQLLSQSANLSDLLIRLRYANLAGQHDIEVIETLRGAVRTLAAQQTQQRQQTATLRSLQTERLARLEDLRDRRAEQQTLLATLRRSEQGQRALAVQTQAEQALTARTIDQLVGAVVKERARLEAERRRRLEEERQRREAELRRIREAQERARQEALRLARVRAEQERQARLARERARAEAEARARAQAEARAQAAREAALAAQRQREAQLRSEQAALSQRQDRVQQEAAQVERQLAPLPSVSGPVGFPLPGGSVTQPYGANGAQWVVLGAPDGSSAVAALDGNVIATTYYASLGWVVLLDHGPTVTAYFGLQDARVGVGERVARGTPLGSVGGSPIFGPGRMAFQVNSVSGGSRRPVAPPF, from the coding sequence ATGAGACCGCGCTGGGCCCTGCCCGCCCTGCTCTCAGCGGCGCTCCTCGCGGGCGCGCAGACGACCAGCGAGCGGCTGGAGAACTTGCAGCGCCAGTTGCAGGAGCAGCGGCGGCTCGGCGCTGGACAACGACAGGAACTCGAACGCCTGCGCGCGAACATCCAGAACCTGACGGCGCAGCAGCGGCAGACCCTGACCCGGCTCGACACGCTCGCCGGGAACGTCGCCGACCTGGAGAATCAGGCGGCGACCCTGGCGGCGCGGGTGGCCCTGGCCCAGCGGCAACTGGACGACACGACGGCCCAGCGTGACCTCACCGAGAAACGGGTGGTCCGGCTCCAGGGGGACGTGCGCGCCCTGCTGGGGGCCCTCTACCGCGAACGCAGCGGGCGGTATCTCCAGCTCCTCTCGCAGTCGGCCAACCTCTCGGACCTCCTGATCCGGCTGCGGTACGCCAACCTCGCCGGGCAGCACGACATCGAGGTCATCGAGACGCTGCGGGGGGCGGTGCGGACCCTCGCCGCACAGCAGACGCAGCAGCGGCAGCAGACGGCGACCCTCCGGAGCCTCCAGACCGAACGCCTCGCCCGCCTGGAGGACCTGCGCGACCGCCGCGCCGAGCAGCAGACCCTCCTCGCCACCTTGCGCCGCAGCGAGCAGGGCCAGCGTGCCCTCGCCGTGCAGACGCAGGCGGAGCAGGCCCTCACCGCCCGGACCATCGACCAGCTCGTCGGGGCCGTGGTCAAGGAACGCGCCCGCCTGGAGGCCGAGCGCCGCCGCCGCCTGGAGGAGGAGCGCCAACGCCGCGAGGCCGAGTTGCGCCGCATCCGCGAGGCCCAGGAACGCGCCCGGCAGGAGGCGTTGCGGCTGGCCCGGGTGCGCGCCGAGCAGGAACGGCAGGCCCGCCTCGCCCGCGAACGCGCCCGCGCCGAGGCCGAGGCCCGCGCCCGCGCTCAGGCGGAGGCCAGAGCGCAGGCAGCACGCGAAGCGGCCCTCGCCGCCCAGCGCCAGCGGGAAGCGCAGCTCCGCAGCGAGCAGGCCGCCCTCAGCCAGCGGCAGGATCGGGTGCAGCAGGAGGCGGCGCAGGTCGAGCGGCAACTCGCGCCCCTGCCGAGCGTCAGCGGCCCGGTCGGCTTCCCCCTTCCCGGCGGCAGCGTCACCCAGCCCTACGGCGCGAACGGGGCGCAGTGGGTCGTGCTCGGCGCCCCCGACGGAAGCTCCGCCGTCGCCGCCCTCGACGGCAACGTGATCGCCACGACCTACTACGCCAGCCTGGGCTGGGTCGTCCTGCTCGACCACGGCCCCACCGTCACCGCGTACTTCGGCCTGCAAGATGCGCGGGTGGGCGTAGGGGAACGGGTCGCACGCGGCACCCCCCTCGGCTCGGTGGGCGGCAGCCCCATCTTCGGGCCGGGGCGAATGGCCTTTCAGGTCAACAGCGTGAGCGGGGGGAGTCGCAGGCCGGTGGCGCCGCCGTTTTGA
- the ftsE gene encoding cell division ATP-binding protein FtsE has protein sequence MIEFRHVTLEYPVTRTLALDDLSLSVGKGEFVYLVGHSGAGKSSFMNLVLKRALPTRGEIRVVGEPLARYRGRRTALLRRRIGTVFQENLLLEHLNTQDNVAFTLRVTGVPQRDWAPRVNAALRTVGLEHKKHALPVQLSQGEQQRVAIARAIVSDPPLLLADEPTGNLDPENGREVLKVLQNVNLRGTTVIVATHARELVETFRHRTLTLRKGKLVRDDPYGGYAL, from the coding sequence ATGATCGAGTTCCGCCACGTGACGCTGGAGTATCCCGTCACCCGCACCCTCGCGCTCGACGACCTGAGCCTGTCGGTGGGCAAGGGCGAATTCGTGTACCTCGTCGGGCACTCGGGGGCGGGCAAGAGCAGCTTCATGAATCTGGTGCTCAAGCGCGCCCTGCCCACCCGGGGCGAAATCCGGGTCGTCGGCGAGCCGCTGGCGCGCTACCGGGGCCGCCGCACCGCCCTGCTGCGCCGCCGCATCGGCACCGTCTTCCAGGAAAACCTGCTGCTGGAGCACCTCAACACCCAGGACAACGTGGCCTTTACCCTGCGCGTGACGGGCGTGCCGCAGCGCGATTGGGCGCCCCGGGTCAACGCGGCCCTGCGGACCGTGGGCCTGGAGCACAAGAAGCACGCCCTCCCCGTCCAGCTCTCCCAGGGCGAGCAGCAGCGCGTCGCCATCGCCCGCGCCATCGTCAGCGACCCGCCCCTGCTGCTGGCCGACGAGCCCACCGGCAACCTCGACCCCGAGAACGGGCGCGAGGTCCTCAAGGTCCTCCAGAACGTCAATCTGCGGGGCACCACCGTCATCGTCGCCACGCACGCCCGCGAGCTGGTGGAGACCTTCCGCCACCGCACCCTGACCCTGCGCAAGGGCAAGCTGGTGCGGGACGATCCCTACGGGGGGTACGCGCTGTGA
- a CDS encoding GNAT family N-acetyltransferase, which produces MTAPLQIRPARPFDAAFAVPLMQATIGRIGLALTGAESDTGAARVLLGFFPLRDNRLSHTHTLIAEGPGRPLGLAVAYPGSEAQALDAPFRERLRALGLPDRIDPEATPGELYLDTLAVVEEARGQGVGGRLLGAVAARARELGLSRVGLLAGEANPAARLYERHGYRAAGERVVAGGRYRHLVLELT; this is translated from the coding sequence ATGACCGCCCCCCTCCAGATCCGCCCCGCCCGCCCCTTCGACGCGGCCTTTGCCGTGCCGCTCATGCAGGCGACCATCGGGAGGATCGGGCTCGCCCTCACCGGAGCGGAGTCGGACACCGGGGCGGCGCGGGTGCTGCTGGGCTTCTTCCCGCTGCGGGACAACCGCCTGAGCCACACGCACACCCTGATCGCCGAGGGCCCGGGGAGGCCGCTGGGGCTGGCGGTGGCCTACCCCGGCTCGGAGGCGCAGGCGCTCGACGCCCCCTTCCGCGAGCGGCTGCGGGCCCTGGGCCTCCCGGACCGCATCGACCCCGAGGCCACGCCGGGCGAGCTGTACCTCGACACGCTGGCGGTGGTCGAGGAGGCGCGCGGGCAGGGCGTGGGAGGGCGGCTGCTCGGCGCGGTGGCGGCGCGGGCGCGCGAGCTGGGCCTGTCGCGCGTGGGGCTGCTCGCCGGGGAGGCGAATCCGGCCGCCCGCCTCTACGAGCGGCACGGCTACCGGGCGGCGGGGGAACGGGTGGTCGCGGGGGGGCGCTACCGGCACCTCGTCCTGGAGCTGACCTGA
- a CDS encoding S41 family peptidase, which yields MNRKRMTLVAGALAATAAVGYAQLGGYTESELTKSKTGQALLQVLGGLDRFYLYPVDDEKVLRGAINGALGSLGDEFTYYSEPADNAIDAQNLAGEFYGIGVTLVGANPDGTGGKVDNVFKGGAAANAGVQIGDVFVKIGDTEVLTSKLNEIVRLVRGQRGTTVNVTFARGGKPYTVRMERQPVTVVSVEQTVLPGGVGYIALNTFYNEKASEQFRAAVADMKKRNVQKLILDLRDNGGGLLGAGTDVADQFLGKGTIVSLRDRSGRTEVYDPATTSASDYAGRLVVLVNKNSASASEVVAGALQDMKRATVVGEQTFGKGVAQLPFETADGGKVAIVNSEWLTPAGRQIHKKGITPDVVVTDTRYTTPLNFSGSGLTANAKLTLTVDGKPVTVTADKDGKFTYTAEVKRPTRSTTQGEAVVDTQGDAILKKAVELLR from the coding sequence GTGAACCGCAAACGCATGACGCTCGTGGCCGGGGCCCTCGCCGCGACCGCCGCCGTGGGGTACGCCCAGCTCGGCGGCTACACCGAATCGGAACTGACGAAATCCAAGACCGGCCAGGCGCTCCTTCAGGTGCTCGGCGGCCTCGACCGCTTCTACCTCTACCCGGTGGACGACGAGAAGGTGCTGCGCGGCGCGATCAACGGGGCGCTCGGCAGCCTCGGCGACGAGTTCACGTACTACTCCGAGCCCGCCGACAACGCCATCGACGCCCAGAACCTCGCCGGGGAGTTCTACGGCATCGGCGTGACCCTGGTGGGCGCCAACCCCGACGGCACGGGCGGCAAGGTGGACAACGTGTTCAAGGGCGGCGCCGCCGCGAACGCCGGGGTGCAGATCGGCGACGTGTTCGTGAAGATCGGCGACACCGAGGTCCTGACGAGCAAGCTCAACGAGATCGTGCGGCTCGTGCGCGGTCAGCGGGGCACGACCGTCAACGTGACCTTCGCGCGGGGCGGCAAGCCCTACACGGTGAGGATGGAGCGCCAGCCCGTGACGGTCGTCAGCGTGGAGCAGACGGTGTTGCCGGGGGGCGTCGGCTACATCGCCCTGAACACCTTTTACAACGAGAAGGCGAGCGAGCAGTTCCGCGCGGCGGTGGCCGACATGAAAAAGCGGAACGTGCAAAAGCTGATCCTCGACCTGCGCGACAACGGCGGCGGGCTGCTGGGCGCGGGCACCGACGTGGCCGACCAGTTCCTGGGCAAGGGCACCATCGTCAGCCTGCGCGACCGCAGCGGCCGCACCGAGGTCTACGACCCGGCCACCACGAGTGCGAGCGACTATGCGGGGAGGCTCGTCGTCCTCGTGAACAAGAACAGCGCCTCGGCGAGCGAGGTCGTCGCGGGGGCCCTCCAGGACATGAAGCGCGCGACCGTCGTCGGCGAGCAGACCTTCGGCAAGGGCGTGGCGCAGCTTCCCTTCGAGACGGCCGACGGCGGCAAGGTCGCCATCGTCAACAGCGAGTGGCTGACCCCGGCGGGGCGCCAGATTCACAAGAAGGGCATCACCCCGGATGTGGTCGTGACCGACACCCGCTACACCACGCCCCTGAACTTCAGCGGCAGCGGCCTCACGGCGAATGCCAAGCTCACCTTGACCGTGGATGGCAAGCCCGTGACCGTCACCGCCGACAAGGACGGCAAGTTCACCTACACCGCCGAAGTCAAGCGCCCCACCCGCTCGACCACCCAGGGCGAGGCCGTGGTGGACACGCAGGGCGACGCGATCCTGAAAAAGGCTGTGGAACTGCTGCGGTAA
- the trmD gene encoding tRNA (guanosine(37)-N1)-methyltransferase TrmD: MLTFSFLTLFPELLAPFASEAILGKAAARGLIHVNLVNMRDFSGNKHAKVDDTPYGGGAGMVIRVDVAERALSSLPPADEVILFTPAGEPFTQRTAEEFSTRTHLAFLCGRYEGFDARVERLVTRELSVGDFVTMGGEAAAVCVLEAVARLRPGVLGDEDSHRADSFSSGLLDYPEYTRPPEWRGQSVPEVLKGGNHGAVATWRRQQALARTLARRPDLLPAAGLTPQDSAHLLTLGVTTEQLAGWGAPPPPAPKRTRRPRSTAAPGTEE, from the coding sequence ATGCTGACCTTTTCCTTCCTGACCCTCTTTCCCGAACTGCTCGCGCCCTTCGCCTCCGAGGCGATTCTGGGCAAGGCGGCGGCGCGGGGGCTGATCCACGTCAACCTCGTGAACATGCGCGACTTTTCGGGGAACAAACACGCGAAGGTGGACGACACGCCCTACGGCGGCGGCGCGGGCATGGTGATCCGGGTGGACGTGGCGGAGCGGGCTTTGAGCAGCCTCCCCCCCGCCGACGAGGTGATCCTCTTCACGCCCGCCGGGGAGCCCTTCACCCAGCGGACGGCGGAAGAATTCTCGACCAGGACGCACCTCGCCTTCCTGTGCGGGCGTTACGAGGGCTTCGACGCGCGGGTGGAGAGGCTCGTCACGCGGGAATTGAGCGTCGGCGACTTCGTGACCATGGGGGGCGAGGCGGCGGCAGTCTGCGTGCTGGAGGCGGTCGCGCGGCTGCGGCCCGGGGTGCTGGGCGACGAGGACTCGCACCGGGCGGATTCCTTTTCGAGCGGGCTGCTCGACTACCCGGAGTACACCCGCCCCCCCGAGTGGCGCGGCCAGAGCGTGCCCGAAGTCCTGAAGGGCGGAAACCACGGCGCGGTTGCAACCTGGCGGCGGCAGCAGGCCCTGGCGCGGACGCTCGCGCGGCGGCCCGACCTCCTCCCCGCGGCGGGGCTGACCCCGCAGGACAGCGCCCACCTCCTGACTCTGGGGGTCACAACGGAGCAACTGGCGGGGTGGGGAGCGCCCCCGCCGCCCGCCCCGAAGCGGACGCGACGGCCACGTTCCACGGCGGCCCCCGGGACGGAGGAGTGA
- a CDS encoding LON peptidase substrate-binding domain-containing protein, whose product MGSEMQVPLFPLPSLVLFPGQMLPLYVFEPRYRELLARVQASGEPFGIVRIRWSSEESPLPFHERVSRLGTLAHVTRAQRHEDGTSSILIVGGERFTVQDFDLSHTYLSADVALTPLEQGPLEESALDALARHLLSGVVRLHPDDAEAILENAPGDPLLVASFAAALLPLTPEQREEALGAPTLLDRLEALLRFVPLEARELN is encoded by the coding sequence ATGGGGAGCGAGATGCAGGTGCCCCTCTTTCCCCTTCCCAGCCTCGTCCTGTTTCCGGGACAGATGTTGCCGCTGTACGTGTTCGAGCCCCGCTACCGGGAGCTGCTGGCGCGCGTGCAGGCCAGCGGGGAACCTTTTGGCATCGTCCGCATCCGCTGGTCGAGCGAGGAGTCGCCCCTGCCCTTCCACGAGCGGGTCTCACGCCTGGGCACCCTGGCGCACGTCACCCGCGCCCAGCGCCACGAGGACGGCACGAGCAGCATCCTGATCGTGGGCGGCGAGCGCTTCACGGTGCAGGACTTCGACCTGTCGCACACCTACCTCAGCGCCGACGTGGCCCTCACCCCCCTGGAGCAGGGCCCCCTGGAAGAGTCCGCCTTGGACGCCCTCGCCCGGCACCTGCTCTCGGGCGTGGTGCGCCTGCACCCGGACGACGCCGAGGCGATCTTGGAAAACGCCCCCGGCGACCCCCTGCTCGTCGCCAGTTTTGCCGCCGCCCTGCTGCCCCTCACCCCCGAGCAGCGCGAGGAGGCGCTGGGCGCTCCCACCTTGCTCGACCGCCTGGAGGCGCTGCTGCGCTTCGTGCCGCTGGAGGCTCGGGAGTTGAATTAG
- a CDS encoding carboxymuconolactone decarboxylase family protein, whose translation MTTTSVTAPGAERMNMARITPLQPPYETPAGEEVKQMFGEQTPYVLFTTMASSERAWAKFRAGSLLDGRLLSLREREIIIERTCARTGCEWEWGVHVMVFAEKAGLSRQDVAETLRVPADPSRWSASEAALIRVVDALHERSTLSDEEFAELSAHYNSEQILEIIMLTGHYHTISYLAAGLALPLEDGAARFADYEALVSS comes from the coding sequence TTGACGACCACCAGCGTTACCGCACCCGGAGCAGAGAGGATGAACATGGCAAGGATCACACCGTTACAACCGCCGTACGAGACCCCGGCGGGTGAAGAAGTAAAGCAGATGTTTGGCGAGCAGACCCCGTACGTCCTGTTCACGACGATGGCGAGCAGCGAGCGGGCTTGGGCCAAGTTCCGCGCGGGCTCGTTGCTGGATGGCCGACTTCTGTCCCTCCGGGAACGGGAGATCATCATCGAACGAACCTGTGCTCGCACCGGCTGCGAGTGGGAGTGGGGCGTGCATGTGATGGTGTTTGCCGAGAAAGCAGGGTTGAGCCGCCAGGACGTCGCCGAGACTCTGCGGGTGCCTGCTGATCCTTCCAGGTGGTCGGCGAGCGAGGCCGCGCTGATCCGGGTGGTCGATGCGCTGCACGAGCGCTCAACTCTGTCGGATGAGGAGTTTGCCGAGCTGTCAGCGCACTACAACAGTGAGCAAATCCTGGAGATCATCATGCTGACCGGGCACTACCACACCATCTCCTACCTTGCTGCGGGCCTTGCTCTTCCGCTGGAGGACGGGGCGGCTCGGTTCGCGGATTACGAGGCGCTGGTTTCAAGCTGA
- the purU gene encoding formyltetrahydrofolate deformylase, which translates to MTAALDPLNTATLTITCPDRGGIVAAVSQFLHNHGANIIHSDQHSTDPAGGTFFMRMEFHLDGLDLARGPFERAFAHVVAEPFGMDWRLGYTTQPKRMAILVSRYDHCFLDLLWRKRRGELNVDLPLIISNHEDLRRDAEMFGIPFHVVPVTKENKAEAEAEQVRLMREADADFAVLARYMQILSGDFLNGFGRPVINIHHSFLPAFIGANPYRAAFNRGVKLIGATSHYVTEELDAGPIIAQDVIPVTHRETPDTLMRLGRDVERQVLARAVKAHVEDRVLVYGNKTVVF; encoded by the coding sequence ATGACGGCCGCGCTCGATCCGCTCAACACCGCCACCCTCACCATCACCTGCCCGGACCGGGGGGGCATCGTGGCCGCCGTCTCGCAGTTTCTCCACAACCACGGGGCGAACATCATCCACTCTGACCAGCACTCCACCGATCCCGCGGGCGGCACCTTCTTCATGCGGATGGAGTTTCACCTCGACGGCCTCGACCTCGCGCGCGGCCCCTTCGAGCGGGCCTTCGCGCACGTCGTCGCCGAGCCCTTCGGGATGGACTGGCGGCTCGGCTACACCACCCAGCCCAAGCGCATGGCGATCCTGGTGAGCCGATACGACCACTGCTTCCTCGACCTGCTGTGGCGCAAGCGGCGGGGCGAGCTGAACGTGGACCTGCCCCTGATCATCTCCAACCACGAGGACCTGCGCCGGGACGCGGAGATGTTCGGCATCCCCTTCCACGTCGTGCCCGTGACGAAGGAGAACAAGGCCGAGGCCGAGGCCGAGCAGGTCCGGTTGATGCGGGAGGCCGACGCCGACTTCGCCGTGCTCGCCCGCTACATGCAGATTCTCTCGGGCGACTTTCTGAACGGCTTCGGACGGCCCGTCATCAACATCCACCACTCCTTCCTGCCCGCCTTCATCGGCGCCAATCCCTACCGTGCGGCCTTCAACCGGGGCGTCAAGCTCATCGGCGCGACGAGCCACTACGTCACCGAGGAACTCGACGCCGGGCCGATCATCGCCCAGGACGTGATTCCCGTGACCCACCGCGAGACGCCCGACACGTTGATGCGCCTGGGCCGCGATGTGGAGCGTCAGGTCCTCGCCCGGGCGGTGAAGGCCCACGTGGAAGACCGGGTGCTCGTGTACGGGAACAAGACGGTGGTGTTCTAG